GGCATGTCTCGAAATGGATTTTTGGGGTCGGCAAGCTCTTCCTCAACGGAGGCAATTGTCTTGACAACCTTTGCCGGTGCTCCAAGGGCGACTGAGTAAGGCGGGAGGGACTTTGTGACGACAGCACCAGCCCCAACCGTACAGCCGCGACCAATGGTGACCCCAGGCAAGATTATAACGTTCCCACCGATCCAGCAGTCATCTTCAATTTTGATAGGGTGGCCAAACTCAACGAACTTGATGCGCGATAAAACGCTGGTCTCATGGCCAGCAGTGTAGATGTGAACATTAGGTCCCATCTGCACACGATCGCCAATGATGACCAGGCTAGTGTCGAGAACAGTGAATCTACAGAGAGTAATCAGCCATACATTTTTTTTAGGCCGCTTGGATGCCCGACTTACCCGAAATTCATGAAACAGTTCTTGCCAATGATGATGTTGCAACCATAGTCTGGGGAGAAAGGGGTTTCAATGTATGTTCCCTCTCCCACGCTGCCCAGCATTTCCCCCAGCAGCTTCGTTCTAACTTCGGCAACTTGCTCGAAGTCATAGGCATTTGGGTCTAAATTGTTGAACTTATAGGCAGCGCAGCGAGCCTTGTGGCGTCCTTCCAACAAAGTCGGGTGTAAAGGGTTATACCTAGACGCAATTAGCGTTTATAGTCCCAATCAAATAGTATGGAAAATGCTGCTGGACTGAAAACAACCAAAGTTGTATTAATGCGGGGAGAGGTGAAGATGAGGCTGGGACAACACATACAGCATGCCTGATATCATGCGCTCATACTCCTCGCACCAGGGCGTCCCTTTGAGGGACTTGGCGATATCCAGGATCTCCTGGTTCTTGCTCTGTGCGGCTGCCATTGGGACACTCTGGCGTGGATGGTCTCTGTGGGATGGGATGCTGCATATTGGAATTGAAGAGTGAAGCTCTGCCACTGCAGCGGGTCCGGAGATAAGTAGTGCCTGACATTGGGTCGAGCAGACTCCGCGCAAGGAATTACCCGTTTGATTCGTTTTTACCGTTTTGGGAAATAAAGTGGCAACAAGATCAATGACCTCATTCGGTTAGGTTCAGATAATGGCACACGCAACCTTATTATCCGGCACGGGACACTCACGAACTCTGGTGTATGCGTAGGAAATGCTCTCACCGTGCCGTTATCCAGTGCGGGGGCGGGTCTCTCGAGACCTGCCGCCTAACGTGCCTTATTGTGCAACCAAATGTGCGAAGAATGATCTCTTCAGATGATAAAGTATCGGACTTCAATGGGTTTAGTCCGAGTTATTCAATACAAGTATGCTTCTACACAACCCTATATTGGGAGAATTAAAGATTAAGATGGCATGCTGAAGTAGTGTATTTATACAACTAAGCGAGACGAGAGACCTGGTACGCAAGATCTCAAATATCCAGCATGACCTATATTGCCATCCTAGACTGTTACTAGGTAATCTAGTCGCTGTGGCGAAGCTATGTATCATCAGCCTTTCTTGTTCTATGAGAGTCTTTCACTAACTTGGGTCACGGTGTAATTTCGTGTACTGATTATGTATGAACTTTTTGGAACTTTTTGCAACCTTGACAAGCTGATATGATAAACAGCGATAGTGTCGAGGTATTATACGACAACCTTGCCCAAACCACCCAGCCTTACAGTTTACTCTCGACCGCGGTAGATCTTCCGGGTGCAAGCTCATGATCTATAGATTGTGCGGACAATGATCCTTGTTCCAAGGCGCCATCTATTGCAGCTCGCCATCCATGTGCCCAGTCGGCAGACGCGAAGAAAACATTTCCGTGACGGCTCTGGAGCTCGTCCTGATATTTGGACATGTAGCCAGGCTGCCACCAAGCTGGTCCGCCTTGGGAGTATGGGTCTGTGCTCCAATTGTGGAAGATCTGTTATCGTAGTTAGCCGAGTTAGCCGTTGACAAGGGCGTAAATCGTGTGATGAAGCTCCAAACATACCAGTCTCTTGATATCCATAGGATGCAACTTGTTGAAAGATTCCACGACTAATTCAGGATTCTTCTCCGGTACGAATGTCTCGCGTTCATCAGCACCAAAAGCAACCAGATGTACTCTGCCATTAGGAAGCCTGCCATCACCGTATCCATACATCAAAAGGCCGGGGAAACGCATGCCGTTCCATCGTTCAAGCTCTGGATTAGTCACATCTGCGTGGATTTTGGTCATTTGATTCACGTGCCCGATGTTGATAGCTTCTTGTCGCTTTTTGGACAACGGAGGGAAGAACCGTATGTCTTTGAGCACGTTCAGAGGAATGGTGCTGACCACCCTT
The Trichoderma asperellum chromosome 7, complete sequence DNA segment above includes these coding regions:
- a CDS encoding uncharacterized protein (EggNog:ENOG41); protein product: MAAAQSKNQEILDIAKSLKGTPWCEEYERMISGMLYNPLHPTLLEGRHKARCAAYKFNNLDPNAYDFEQVAEVRTKLLGEMLGSVGEGTYIETPFSPDYGCNIIIGKNCFMNFGFTVLDTSLVIIGDRVQMGPNVHIYTAGHETSVLSRIKFVEFGHPIKIEDDCWIGGNVIILPGVTIGRGCTVGAGAVVTKSLPPYSVALGAPAKVVKTIASVEEELADPKNPFRDMPDRV